TGTTTCTTACTCAAATATCACTACTAAAATgtgactttttcaaaataaatttagtcATTAATAACATTTACAGAACACAGACTTTTTACAAATAACATCAGATAATGTAAAATCTTCCCTGACCACAATCTTACTTGCAAGCAAGTCGATAGCCACTAATAACTGACGTGGGATGAATCTTCTGTTTGACTAGTTCATCGGCATTTTTAAGAAGTTCTGCTGCAATAATAACCTGTTGAGAAAAGATTCATTGCTCTGACGGAGCCTGACAACACGCGCCTATGTAAAAACAACACTGCAACAACGATCAGCTAGTGTTAAATGGTGACGATGATGAATAACTGGTTATTGGAAACCTGGAGAAAAGAGAGCTATACACAGTGTTTTATTTACATGCAGATGGCCAAAGCAAATAGGAGCCAGGCCACACAATGGTAGAGAACTGCACATCTGTTACCTTTAAAGAGGAAGTGCTCAACAGAAGCCAAGTGAAGAGTGTGACTATTCAAATGATGTCTATTATTTTAGACTATTACTTGGTCGATCTTAAAAATCATTCTTCTAGGGGTAACTcaatcagtcggttgagcgtccaacttcgggtcaggtcgtgatctcagtttgtgagttcgagtcctgcaccgggctctgtgttgacagctgggaacctggagattgcttcagattctttgtctccctctctctacccctcccttgctcacactgtgtctctgtacctctctcagaaacaaacattaaaaaaaaatttttttaaatcattcttctAAAGATATTACAAAACCAAAAATTCTGTCTGCTTCTTCTAGGAAAATtatcactttgtttttaaaatcatagtaAAGTTATTTAGACAAAAACTATTCTCATTATTTCAGAAGAGATAGATCCCATTCTTTCATGAGTTAACGTTTAATCTAGAAATACAAAGATTTTCCCCACAAACCACTGGCCTGCCTCTTTACAGTGAATTATTATTTGTTCCTCACTAAATCCTGTTTCTACACTACACAACACACCACATCAGCGTGCTGGATGATCTTCCAGAAATTTGTATTGTTACTGATCACATTTACTTTTTCACGCTCCCATTTTGAACCCATGAAATTCAAAatgcaaactttttttcttaaacccaGTAACATTTCTTCCTTAGATAATTATAAAGAGAAAGTTCTAGGAACTTTTAAGTTTCAGGTGGCGAAAACATAAGACCTTTTaatgaaactattaaaaaaacaaaacccttgtgtatatgtataaatactgTTGTGGCTGAAAAACTCAGGAAACTTGTGAAAACCCACACTTgcttttacattatttattttgagagagagagaaagtgcaagtggggtgggcagagagagggacagagaatcccaagcaggctccatactgtcagcacagagcaggatgtgggCTGggatctcaagaaccgtgagatcaagagtctgacgcttaactgactgagctacccggacGCCCCTGAAAATCTACATTTAAACCGAGTGGACTGTATTATCTCTTAAGTTTCTCTCCTTTGTACAAACTACACGCACTGGTTTTTGAATTCTGTCTATCCCAGAAGCAAAGTAAATTTTCTCCCCCTTGACTTACTCATAGCTTCAGTTTGTGAAAGTCCATTCTAGGAGAACAACTAGTCTCTAGCCACCTACCAGGTAACCAACTACCTACCACGGAGGTGGTTCCATCTCCCACTTCTTTGTCTTGCAGATCAGCCAGCTCACAAAGAACTTTAGCTGCTGGATGTTCGACCTCCAGTAACTTCAGGATGGTTGCACCATCATTAGTAATGGTTACATCCTAAGAAAtttgcaggaaagaaaagagacaacacAATCACTTGCAGACACAGGACAGCCTCTAAATGAACACAAACCCCTATTATCACTTTTGCTGCACCTTCCAATACCAGGATTATGATAAAAGCAGAGAATTCACATTAATAGTGAAGAACCATCATTTCTCTTTAGAGTAACACACAACACGTAAGTGTACTTACACCAATATCATCCACCAACATTTTATCCAAGCCAACTGGACCAAGAGAACTTTTTACAATATTGGCAATAGAAGCTGCTGCCATAactgtagaaataaaaaaaaatttttttaaacccactgCTCCAAATGACAACCATTTCAGCCTAAAGAAGGTGACACCCAACAGCCTCTGGATTTTCCAAATCTACCAATCTATCCAAATTACTTAAATGGTTAAGATCGGCAAACATCCCTGATTTCAAAAGTGTCCACGCTCTCAACTAAACAGCAACCAATGTCTTAATCCCTCGTTTGCTACAATAACCTCACTTTCAGTATCACTTATGCTAACGTTCAACTGAGATTTCGTCAACCAATTTTACTGTAAAAACCTGCCGGCGATAGGTGGATAAGGTTAGGATCTGGACATCCGGGCACCTGACATGTACTGCAGAAAATAACCAGTGGGGTACAGTGGCCCATTTGCTGGACTGTGGCCATTTGCTCATCAGTACAACCAGCAGTTAAAGCTAGCGTTTTCGGCTTAATAGCCCAAAAACGAGGTCCAAAGATTGAGAGCCACGCTCCTCCTGGTTAGAATCGAACATACAAGGCGCAGGGCACCCGGACCAAAGGGGACGTGGGGCGTGACCAGCACGTGTCAATGCGGGCGGCTGGTTTTCCAGGCTGGGGAGCGCTTCTCAACTCCCGGGCCTGGGCATCCACTGCCAACCACACGCAGCGGGGGCAGTTCTCCAAAACGTGCTGGCTGTTTCGGAAATCCTCCCCTACGGGAATAGAGggcgccgccgccccgccccgccccgccgagACCGGACCGGGCCCTTTACTGGTACAGAAGAGGAAAGCGCAAAACCCGCAGCCCTGGCTCTAATAGGGAGGGCCGGGATGGGGCCGGGCCCACGGCGGGCCTTGTTCTCCCTTACCGTTCTGGGAGCGGATCGCCTCCCCGGTGCTGCGGTCTCCGAACACGGATAAAGGCCCCTCCATCTTCGCGGCGGCGTGCACGTCGAGTTTCACCCTCACCGCAGGGAACCAGCGTACGGGTCCCTACGCCCGGTGGCGTCCACAAGAGCGGTGGCGGCTACGGCGTGGAACGGGCCTGAGCGAGGCCGCGGAGACTGCTGGGAACACCGCTCCCCCGGCCCGGCCGCGGGGCAGGGCgggaagggatggaggggagcGAAAAGTGCGAAAGACCCGGAAGTGAGGAGCTGGAGAGGGCGGGCTCAGCATTTTCACCCAATTAGAGGGCGAATGAGAAGGGCGCGAACGCAGGAGAACGGAAGTCGGGCTCTGGGacttggggaggaaggaggtgctCGGCTGAAGATTCTCCCCCACGTCCCCCAGACACCGGTTGCGCGTGCGCATTTGCACATTCTAGTGCCTTCTAGAAAAAGTGGATGGAGGGCGGAGCTTGTAGATAGGGTGTAACTAGAAAGGGCGGGCCCTTTCAAGGTAAAACTGCGCTACGGAGAGAGTGTGGTGTGTTCGTTTAACCGTCTCGTTAAACGTATGAGCTTGCTCGGAGAGCATGCGGCGAATCACAGCATAAGCTCACGAGCTTAAGCTCGGGGCCTGAACCTGGGTGGGACGGGGCAAGAGTGTTACACGGGCCATCCGGGGAAATGACAACCACGGCTTCTGAAGAGAAACTGCATCTTGCGCTGCCCAGTTTCTCCTATTGCTCAGCGGGGCTGTGTGTGGGTTCGACAACGATCGGCCGAGGCTTTGCGACTACGGGAGCCGAATACGGCAACGCGAAGTTACGGGTGCCTCGGACCCGCGACTCAACGCTAAAAGCTCTCCTAACCTAGTGCGTTGCGTTCCGCCCCCAGTCGCGTTGCAGCGAGGTGGTTGGTGGGCTCCAGGGTCGCGTGCATTTCAGCGTAGGCGGTGATTGGAGGAACAGAGGTGACGGACCGCCCTCTCAGCCGCTCGGCGGAGGGGCTTGTTAGTTCCGGGCCGAGACGTCTGTGACCTCCGGGATCCGAGTTCTTTTCCCTGAGTTAATATGGCTGCGGCCGGCGAGCGGTTGGGACCTCGATGAGGAAAGGACGCGAGGCTTTTCCGAGGCTGTGCTCGCGATCCCTCAGCGATGGCGCTCCGGTCGCGGTTCTGGGAGTGGCTGTCGGTCTGCAGGAACCGCGGTAATTCCCACTTCTCTCAGATAACTTCCCAGGGCCTGCCCAATAAGTGTGCACACGCAAGTAGTGATTTATATTCAGCACATCCCAGGCTAACAGCATGGTGATGACAGTAGTAGGAAGTCAAGAACCAGGATCTGTGATGACTGGACTCTGTGACCAGACTtacctttttctcccccttccggGGAGAGAAGGTTAGATCACATTCCAGTTTTGTCCGTGGTTGTCTTTTTAAAGATACATGTGGTGGTTTCCATTCTTAGGGTGTGGGGTCGCAGCGCTCTCAACCAGTTCCAAGCCAGCGGTGAAGCCTGGAGTGGATCCTCTGGAAAATGAAGCCGTCGCGCCAGAGTTCACCAACCGGAACCCGCGCAATCTGGAGCTCTTAGCTGTGGCCAGGAAAGAGCGGGGTTGGGGGACAGCGTGGCCCTCCCGTGAGTTCTGGCACAGGTAATAACATCGGCCAGGTAATTGACTGACAGAGCAGTGCAGGGTGCGCTACAGGTTGGTTTCATCAATTCAGTTAACCTGCCAGATACTTCTGGGGATTCTCTTCGCAGGAATCTGCTGTAGCAGAGGAGGAGACGGGCGTGGGGGgacaaacagtaaataaatgtcaggaagaaaatttaaagaggaTGATGTTAGAACGGGgcggatggggggggggggctgggtgctTGCTAAAAGATAGGGAGAAGACAGTCTGCCAGGAAGAGCATTCCCAGCAGAGGAAACGGCCAGGGTGGTAATGGGCTTGTGTGTTGGAAGGACTAAAAGGCCTGTGTACCTGGAGCTTAGTGAGCTTAGTGTGCGAAGGAGTGGATAGTGTAAGGTGAAAATAGAGGAGCAGGCAGGAGACCGATCATTAACTTTGTAAATTGAAGTAAGCAATTTATGATTTTTCACTACAGTAGGAAACTGTGAGAGGGTTTAAAGTTTGAGTTTGAATTAAAGGTCATTCTCGTTGCTTTGGGGTGAGCAGATTTTTAAGGGGGTAGGGTAGAAGCAGAAAGACAAGTGAGGAGtcgattctttttttaaatttttttgttttaacgtttatttatttttgagagacagagcatgagcatgggaggggcagagagagggggagacacagaacctgaagcaggcgtcaggctttgagctgtcagcacagagcctgacacgagtcccgaacccatgaaccatgagatcaagacctgagctgaagttggacgcccaacggaccgggctacccaggcgccctgattggGAGTCTCTTCTTTGTTATAAAGATGGTTGTTTATTGACCGCTTTGTATTTTCCAGGAACTACATTAGTTGCTTTATGTacgttttctcatttaatccttaaaattgCTTTATGAAGCAGGTGCAATAATGTCCTCCATTTTATAGGAGCAAGAGAATTGAGGCATAAGGGGACAAGGTTAATAATGAGCACCAGAGCTAGGATTCAGATATGTTTGGTCTCCCCTAAGAGCCAGGCCACTAGAAATTATTATCACTGTGCTGCTTTATTTTATCTGCTGATTTACTTAGTAAGCATGTGTTAAAGGGGAATGTTTCTTTAAGGACTCCATAAAATTGTAACGGAAAGTTAGAAATCGTATGTGTGtgatatattcattcaacaatcattAGGCCTGTGGCGTTTCGTAGGCATTTTGCTAGAGGCAAGAGATGCAAACATAGAGTAGACGTCATCCCTGTCGGCAGATGTTTTCATGGGTTCGTAGTGAAAGATGGAATAGGGATAATGAAGTGTTACAGTTGTTATGATGCATTTTTACTTAGTGTACATAGGGAGGAGTCAAAGGGAGAAGGCAGATAACTTGAATTAATCTGGATCGTAAGTCAAAAAAGCTTTTGAAACACCAAACCTATTTACTTGATATTTGGATCATTTAAATAATTAGAGATCTATTTTCCCACCTGTTTTTTGTTCTATCAGTCATATTCACAGTATTATCAGTATAGAATTTTGGTATTTTATCGTAGGAAGTGACCTTAGAGATGAGTCCTCTATCTTTGTTGAACACATGGTTTAGGATAAGGATCAGCAGACTGtggcccactcttgatttcagctcaggtcatgatctcatggtcgtgagatcaagccctgtgtcaggctctgcactgagtgcagaacccacttgggattctctctctgtcccccgcttgctctctttctctgagataaaaaaaataaataaattacaaatctTTTAGCACACCACATACACTGTTTTTTGCCTGAATCCTCCCTGCGTCCTTCAAAGTACATCTTGGAATTCCTTTGTGTTGGTGAAGAACATTGGCTCTGGAACCAGACCCCTGGACCGAAATCCCAGCTCCATTACTTACCGTTAGTTGTAATCTTGCTAAAGTGACATAACCTTTTTGGGTCAGTTTCTgactgaaacaaaaaacaaaaaacaaaatcaaaataaaaaaaaaatcaaaagaaatggtTATGAGATTATTTTGCTACATGAACTATGCCTGAAACAGGACCATGCCTGgcacagtagatgctcaataaatgtcagcagCGTCGTCATAAAGTGCTACTTCGTTCTGGTGACTGCAAAGAATACCACCACATGGATGCTTTTGTTGGCTGGCTCCATATCGTTGATTACTGCAGTGATTTCCAAACAGGGTTGCAATGAATTGTTTTTTCCATGCATTTGATCAGTGAGGTTGGACATGTTTTCATGGGCCTAAGGGccattaatattttctatttccgtGAACAgg
The sequence above is a segment of the Prionailurus bengalensis isolate Pbe53 chromosome B2, Fcat_Pben_1.1_paternal_pri, whole genome shotgun sequence genome. Coding sequences within it:
- the MRPL18 gene encoding 39S ribosomal protein L18, mitochondrial isoform X2; amino-acid sequence: MALRSRFWEWLSVCRNRGCGVAALSTSSKPAVKPGVDPLENEAVAPEFTNRNPRNLELLAVARKERGWGTAWPSREFWHRLRVIRTQHHVEALVEHRSGQVVVSASTHEATTECRDRRRCGAAGAPENL